One Candidatus Atribacteria bacterium genomic window carries:
- a CDS encoding RNA-binding protein, whose product MEGSKLYVGNLKYAVTNEQLKELFSAYGEVKSVNIIEGKGFGFVEMSSPEEAKKAKDALNNTDFEDRPLKIDEARPPRPRSEYRRY is encoded by the coding sequence ATGGAAGGTAGTAAATTGTATGTCGGAAATCTTAAGTATGCAGTAACTAACGAACAGTTGAAAGAACTTTTCTCTGCTTATGGTGAAGTAAAGAGTGTTAACATCATCGAAGGAAAAGGCTTTGGATTTGTAGAAATGTCTTCTCCGGAAGAAGCTAAAAAAGCCAAAGATGCTTTAAATAATACCGATTTCGAAGATCGTCCTTTAAAAATTGACGAAGCCCGCCCGCCTAGACCAAGAAGCGAATATCGTAGATATTAA